The Flavipsychrobacter sp. genome contains the following window.
ATAGTGGTAATAAAAACTATGAATATATCGGTGGTGATACAATTATAAATGACGATGGTGTTTTTTATCAACTTCGATTCAAACCACTACGAAATGGTGAAAATGTCTTTGAAGGGGAATGTTGGGTTGACACTAGCTCATGGGCAGTAAAAAAAATAACACTTACAGCTTCTGAAACTGCAGATATCAACTACATCCACGACATATATCTCGAACAGACTTATCAACTCATCGGGAAAGACGAATGGGTTATATACAAAGACTTCTTAAAAGTAAAAGCAGCACCTCTAAAAAAAAGCACATTATCTGTTTTAGCAAGTAAAACTAGCTTTCAAAAGAATATCAAAACAGACAAAAAGTTTATTAGAAAAAAACTAGAGAACAGTAAAGGCCCTAACGTAATCATACACAGTTATAATGATGTAACATGTAAAAAAATTGATGTTACTAAATTACGCCCTGAAGCATTGTCGCAAAAGGAACTTCAAGTGTATGAGATAATGGACTCTGTAAAGGCAATGCCTGAATATAAAAAGATAAGGAATGGATTCAACTTTTTTGTAGGTGGCTATAAGAAATTCGGCATAATTGAAATTGGCCCTTGGTATAAATGGGTAAGCGGCAATAGGCTTGAAGGACTTAGAAATAGGTTTGATATTTCTACAACCGAAAAGCTAAATAAGAACTTTCGTATACACAGTTATATAGCCTATGGATATAAAGACAAACGATTTAAAGGGGGTGCAGACATTAGGTACTCATTTATAAATGACCTTGATGTTTTTGCTGCTTACAAAAACGATATCTATAATGGCAGACAGAAACATATTGATGCTGACATAGGCATTGACAACCTGTTTAGTGGCATGCTTAGGCGCCCTAATATTAAGCGCAAATTCTTGTACCAAGAACAAGGCTTATTGAGAATAACAAAACGTTTCCCTAGCAGCTTTTCCATCACACCAGGTTATTCTCAAACACATTATGCCTTACTATGGCCAACTAGAAAGGGTCCTTTTGACTATAAAATATTCAATACCGAAAGGATAACTAATGTGGAGCTGTCTCTAGGCTTAAGGTATGCCCCGGGAGAAAAAATAATAGATGGGTTTAGAAAGGATATTAGATTATCTAAAGGCACGCTACCGATTCTATCTTTAAATTATGCACAATCCTTACCTACGCTATTCAACACATTATATGAATACAAAAAAGTTGACGCGAGCTATTATCAGAAAATATTAATACCTAGGTGGGGTATTGTGAAATATACGTTATATGCTGGCAAAGTGTTTGGAGATGGCATACCATTTATGATGCTAGAAGTACATCCAGGCAATGAAACTTTTTACTACAACAAGTTCTCCTTCAACCTTATGAATAGGTTTGAATATTTTAGTGATGAGTATGCTGGTTTGAATTTTGAGCACAACATAGGCCAGAAAGTTTTAAAGTACATTTCTGTATTTAGGAAAATTGGTATCCGTCAATTTTATAACATAAAGACCTTATGGGGCAACGCTAATCTCACTAACAAAAACCTAAACAGAGCTGACCTAGGGGAGTATAACATTCGATCGTTAAACAACGGGATGTATACAGAAGTAGGTACAGGCTTTGATAATATATTCAATGTATTTAGAATAGACTTGGTTTGGAGACTAAACCCTAAAGCTGGAGATAATATTCCCAGCAAGCCCTACCTCAATTCTACCAAACAAAACTTTGGAATATTCGGCAGTTTTAGAGTACAGCTTTAAAGCCAAACATTTTCCCGAACTTTGCCAGAGTATGTTCAAAATTCATAGCCCTTACAAACCTGCAGGAGACCAACCTCATGCCATCTCCGAATTGGTTAATGGTATAAATTCAGGAGAGCAGTTTCAGACATTACTAGGTGTAACTGGGAGTGGTAAAACATTTACCATGGCCAATGTAATACAAGAAACTCAAAAGCCTACTCTAGTTATCACTCACAATAAAACACTTGTAGCACAACTATATGGAGAACTACGACAATTCTTTCCTGATAATGCAGTAGAATATTTTGTAAGCTATTATGATTACTATCAACCAGAAGCATATATACCAACTAGTGACACTTATATAGAAAAAGACTTGTCAATAAATGAAGAACTTGACAAACTTCGTCTACGTGCTACTAGTAACCTACTAAGTGGCCGTAGAGATATTATTGTGGTGGCATCTGTTTCCTGTATTTATGGTATGGGTAACCCAACAGAATATACTAATAGTATCATTCGTTTTAAGACAGGAGACAATGTAGGTCGTAATGGATTCTTACATCACCTCGTTAGTGCTCAATATATGCGTAGCCAAGGAGAGTTTGCCAGAGGAACTTTTCGTGTAAAAGGTGATACAGTTGATATCAATCTCCCTTATTTAGATTATGGCTATCGTATCACATTTTTTGGAGATGAGGTTGAGGAAATTGAAAGTTTTGAAACTGATACAGGCAAACGTATTGCGCGGTTGGATAATGCGGCCATTTTCCCTGCCAACCTTTATCTTGCACCTAAGGACATGATGGCAAGTATCATTCATGAGATACAAGATGAGATGAATGCACAGCAAGAGTATTTCATTAGTATTGGCAAACCACTGGAAGCGCAGCGCATTAAAGAACGTGTAAGCTATGATCTGGAAATGATCCAAGAGCTAGGCTTTTGTAATGGTATAGAAAACTACTCACGCTTTTTAGATAGAAGAGAACCAGGAACTAGGCCATTCTGTTTAATAGATTACTTCCCTGATGATTTTCTAATGGTTATTGACGAGAGCCACGTGACCATACCTCAAGTAAGCGGCATGTATGGTGGAGATAGAAGTAGGAAACTAAATCTTGTTGATTATGGATTTCGACTACCAAGTGCATTGGATAACAGACCCCTTAATTTTCAAGAATTTGAAAGCTTATTAAATCAAGTAGTATTTGTTAGTGCTACACCAGGCGATTATGAATTGCATCGCACACAAGGTGTCGTTACCGAACAAGTTGTGAGACCTACTGGGCTCTTAGACCCCCCAATTGAGATTCGTCCAAGTACCAACCAAATAGATGACTTGCTTGATGAAATAGACAAACGTGTTAAGAAAAATGACCGTGTGTTAGTAACCACCCTTACTAAACGCATGGCAGAAGAGATGGACAAGTACTTGAAACGTATAGATATCAAAAGCAAGTATATACACAGCGAAGTAGACACACTGGAAAGAGTTGAAATACTACGTGAATTACGATTAGGCAAAATTGATGTTTTAGTAGGCGTAAACTTATTGCGGGAGGGCTTAGATTTACCGGAAGTTTCATTAATGGCAATACTTGATGCCGACAAAGAAGGTTTTTTACGTAACGAACGTTCTCTAACACAAATGGCAGGACGTGCAGCTCGTAATGCTGAGGGCTTGGTTATCTTTTATGCTGATAGAATGACGGAAAGCATGCAACGCACAATTGACGAAACAAATAGACGTAGAGAAAAACAAATAAAATACAATACGGAACATAATATAACTCCGATGACTATTAGGAAAAGTACCGATGAAGTTTTTCAACAAACATCAGTACTTGACATTAAAGGTTTTGATGAGAATAATCAGTATGCTGTACACGATGAAATAACTACAATTGCGGCTGAAGAAGAAGTAACTTATAAAACTGCAACTCAGTTACAAAAAATTATCAAACAGACTAAAAAACACATGCAGCAAGCTGCTAAAGATCTAGACTTTATGGAAGCAGCAAGATTGCGCGATAAGATGCTAGCTTTAGAGAAAGAGTTAGAGGCTATGAAGTAACACTAACTTGCAATGTTATTAATATCCCTATTTTCCAAGTGTATTTTATCACTACCATGTAGGGCTACATTTATCATGGCTTTACCTACTCTGGCGGTATCTGTCACTGAAGGTAGTTTTTCTAATAGCGGGAATAGAGGTCTCGTAATTTTGTACATCGTATTATACCACCTTGTTTTAGACTGTATACCTTTTTTAGGTAGAATCACACCTGGCCTAAACATATAAGCTTTCTTAAAAGGCATTGACAATAATTTATTTTCAGTCTTACCTTTTACTCTAGCCCACATGCTTCGCCCCTTCTCTGTACTATCAGTACCAGTACCTGAAACATACAAGAAAGTCATATTAGGACTTACAACAGTTTCAGCAAAATGAATGGTCAAGTCATATGTAAGCCCGGTATACTGTTCCTCACTCATACCTACAGCAGAAACACCTAAACAGAAAAAGCAAGCATCATAACCTTGCAAGCGCTTTTTAACAGAAGACAAGTCAAAAAAATCTTTGTGGATTATCTCTGTCAATTTTGGATGTTTGATTCCAACAGTAGACCTATTGATAATCAGCACTTCTTCTATATTATTACTATCAAGACATTCGTATAGTACACCTTTTCCTACCATACCTGTTGTACCCGTAATAATCACACGTAACTTCATACCTCTAA
Protein-coding sequences here:
- a CDS encoding DUF5686 family protein; this encodes MHKLPAFIYSFLLIICLLATNSTVAQQGKINGIVSNANTLEPVAYGTAIWMKTHIGTQTDTLGHFSIPLSKDKQDTLIISFVGYKPYKIARKQIETREVLKILLIPTHLSEVFVSSKMTKGYRWWREIVSHKKYNKPKDYDYFYCELYNKYEIDINNIDHYTNLRFLQPFKDKINTIVDSNKNGEKYFPIFFTESVSDFYSSNLLHKTRNEIKALKSTGINNESILEYLEDQDQKTSAYDNFITLFGKEFISPLNYSGNKNYEYIGGDTIINDDGVFYQLRFKPLRNGENVFEGECWVDTSSWAVKKITLTASETADINYIHDIYLEQTYQLIGKDEWVIYKDFLKVKAAPLKKSTLSVLASKTSFQKNIKTDKKFIRKKLENSKGPNVIIHSYNDVTCKKIDVTKLRPEALSQKELQVYEIMDSVKAMPEYKKIRNGFNFFVGGYKKFGIIEIGPWYKWVSGNRLEGLRNRFDISTTEKLNKNFRIHSYIAYGYKDKRFKGGADIRYSFINDLDVFAAYKNDIYNGRQKHIDADIGIDNLFSGMLRRPNIKRKFLYQEQGLLRITKRFPSSFSITPGYSQTHYALLWPTRKGPFDYKIFNTERITNVELSLGLRYAPGEKIIDGFRKDIRLSKGTLPILSLNYAQSLPTLFNTLYEYKKVDASYYQKILIPRWGIVKYTLYAGKVFGDGIPFMMLEVHPGNETFYYNKFSFNLMNRFEYFSDEYAGLNFEHNIGQKVLKYISVFRKIGIRQFYNIKTLWGNANLTNKNLNRADLGEYNIRSLNNGMYTEVGTGFDNIFNVFRIDLVWRLNPKAGDNIPSKPYLNSTKQNFGIFGSFRVQL
- the uvrB gene encoding excinuclease ABC subunit UvrB; the encoded protein is MFKIHSPYKPAGDQPHAISELVNGINSGEQFQTLLGVTGSGKTFTMANVIQETQKPTLVITHNKTLVAQLYGELRQFFPDNAVEYFVSYYDYYQPEAYIPTSDTYIEKDLSINEELDKLRLRATSNLLSGRRDIIVVASVSCIYGMGNPTEYTNSIIRFKTGDNVGRNGFLHHLVSAQYMRSQGEFARGTFRVKGDTVDINLPYLDYGYRITFFGDEVEEIESFETDTGKRIARLDNAAIFPANLYLAPKDMMASIIHEIQDEMNAQQEYFISIGKPLEAQRIKERVSYDLEMIQELGFCNGIENYSRFLDRREPGTRPFCLIDYFPDDFLMVIDESHVTIPQVSGMYGGDRSRKLNLVDYGFRLPSALDNRPLNFQEFESLLNQVVFVSATPGDYELHRTQGVVTEQVVRPTGLLDPPIEIRPSTNQIDDLLDEIDKRVKKNDRVLVTTLTKRMAEEMDKYLKRIDIKSKYIHSEVDTLERVEILRELRLGKIDVLVGVNLLREGLDLPEVSLMAILDADKEGFLRNERSLTQMAGRAARNAEGLVIFYADRMTESMQRTIDETNRRREKQIKYNTEHNITPMTIRKSTDEVFQQTSVLDIKGFDENNQYAVHDEITTIAAEEEVTYKTATQLQKIIKQTKKHMQQAAKDLDFMEAARLRDKMLALEKELEAMK
- a CDS encoding NAD-dependent epimerase/dehydratase family protein; translation: MKLRVIITGTTGMVGKGVLYECLDSNNIEEVLIINRSTVGIKHPKLTEIIHKDFFDLSSVKKRLQGYDACFFCLGVSAVGMSEEQYTGLTYDLTIHFAETVVSPNMTFLYVSGTGTDSTEKGRSMWARVKGKTENKLLSMPFKKAYMFRPGVILPKKGIQSKTRWYNTMYKITRPLFPLLEKLPSVTDTARVGKAMINVALHGSDKIHLENRDINNIAS